One stretch of Aquimarina sp. Aq107 DNA includes these proteins:
- a CDS encoding helix-turn-helix transcriptional regulator produces MDKKRRKKTSTKTEIQDPKKTVSLSTVTELIGSGERCGIITKKFQFLPQYGIGYFQTHKFEGLSITIYDVLLEKNLIVEGKLYDNFLEMSFLIEGEQIIKIEGITKDLIYESQECYLLYLENIKGSISYHKRKRLKEVKIRMSTDFIKRHKLDEEYNILEKHSLLKLQSKFLNPLCSKTQNILSEILSDQRKGLLKRLFLESKVLELVTLKIDTATTNIITNNIPPIDNLVKKLYQVQHMISSDLSVQYSIHQLSREIGLNDFILKKEFKALFGKTIFEYATKLRMEKARQLLLHSKKPIYEISELVGYKNSTHFTAAFKKIEGTTPKKYRSNLEN; encoded by the coding sequence ATGGATAAAAAAAGACGCAAAAAGACGTCAACTAAAACCGAAATACAAGACCCTAAAAAAACAGTTAGCTTATCTACTGTTACAGAGCTAATAGGTTCTGGCGAACGTTGCGGAATTATTACTAAAAAATTCCAATTCTTACCTCAATATGGTATAGGTTATTTTCAGACACATAAGTTTGAAGGTCTATCTATTACTATCTATGATGTATTATTAGAAAAAAATTTAATAGTAGAAGGTAAGCTTTATGACAATTTCTTAGAAATGTCCTTCCTGATCGAAGGCGAACAGATCATTAAAATTGAAGGAATAACTAAAGATTTAATCTACGAAAGTCAAGAGTGTTATCTATTGTATCTAGAAAATATAAAAGGTTCAATCTCATATCACAAAAGAAAACGGCTTAAGGAAGTTAAAATTAGAATGAGTACAGATTTTATAAAAAGGCATAAACTAGATGAAGAATATAATATCTTAGAAAAACATTCTTTGTTAAAACTACAAAGCAAATTTTTAAACCCATTATGCTCAAAAACTCAAAATATTCTTTCCGAAATTTTGTCGGATCAAAGGAAAGGGTTGTTAAAACGATTATTTTTAGAATCTAAAGTCCTTGAATTAGTAACTTTAAAAATAGACACTGCAACTACTAATATTATAACTAATAACATTCCTCCCATTGATAATTTAGTAAAAAAGCTATACCAAGTGCAGCATATGATTTCTTCAGATCTTTCTGTTCAATATTCAATTCATCAGTTATCCAGAGAAATTGGATTAAATGATTTTATATTAAAAAAAGAATTTAAAGCTTTATTTGGCAAAACAATTTTTGAATATGCTACCAAATTACGAATGGAAAAAGCAAGGCAACTCCTGTTACATAGCAAAAAACCCATTTATGAGATATCAGAATTAGTTGGTTATAAAAACTCTACACATTTTACTGCAGCATTTAAAAAAATAGAAGGAACTACTCCAAAAAAGTATCGTAGTAATCTAGAGAACTGA
- a CDS encoding TonB-dependent receptor, with protein sequence MLQSVVILKRKNSVFLMLLITLFCQSQEAIKGVVVDQNSNPIPEAAIQVVELENVGVITNFDGEFTLSLPEGTYTLKTSFIGFQTRFYKITRNASKEQYIRIVLKQNVEELNDVIVKGKTAAQKEKEKAFEVEVIETKGLKNSSVDINAILTTIPGVNVRQRGGLGAAFDFSLNGLSGKQVKFFIDGIPIENFGSSLSLNNFPATLVERAEVFKGVVPIHLGADALGGAVNIITNQRKKDFLDVSYDIGSFNTHRATINGQHYNKNGWMFQLSSFYNYSDNNYTIDDIEVRDELGNDTGIRRDNVERFHDAYNSQMIRIQTGLVDKSYADRLILGFTASANENEIQHPIDPQNPFGEVFTENDIISGSIEFEKNNLFNEKLKLKIYGALTENNERVVDTSSRKYDWFGNFIERGDQTLGEFEASKTLFKFKDNLHLINALATYTFNEVHSLSANYTKNYIRRRGEDDARTGRIAFQDPHIVNKNILGLSYDIELLDTRWRTSIFSKGYLLNSEGILEDLFTNVEEDRFTRFENTFEELGYGFATTYKILDNFQIKGSFEKTFRIPEGYEVFGDGFLLKSNPALLPEESYNANLGALFNTDINRLKLQIDTNVFFRESENFIAIRSEGIFSRYFNTADARSTGVEGEIRMLYDAFFLDLNATYQNIIDRNAGENAGVDFLKNQRIANIPYVFGNARIGGKFNNVLAVNDQLNLSWNTYYVHDYPLTSFVEGNPEDRDIIPEQISHNVELGYSFNEGRYNIAVSARNILDAKIYDNFEIQQPGRAFYVKLRYYISN encoded by the coding sequence ATGTTACAGTCAGTGGTTATTTTAAAAAGAAAAAATAGTGTCTTTTTGATGCTTTTGATTACCCTATTTTGTCAGAGTCAAGAGGCAATAAAAGGTGTCGTTGTGGATCAGAATTCTAATCCGATACCGGAAGCTGCTATCCAAGTAGTAGAATTAGAAAACGTAGGCGTAATTACTAATTTTGATGGAGAATTTACCCTTTCACTTCCAGAAGGAACATATACACTAAAAACTAGTTTTATTGGTTTTCAAACTCGTTTCTATAAGATTACTAGGAATGCTTCTAAGGAACAATATATCCGCATTGTTTTAAAACAAAATGTAGAAGAACTAAATGATGTAATAGTTAAAGGGAAAACTGCTGCTCAAAAGGAAAAAGAAAAGGCTTTTGAAGTGGAAGTTATTGAAACCAAAGGATTAAAAAATAGTAGTGTAGATATCAATGCTATTTTAACAACGATACCAGGAGTAAATGTTCGGCAAAGGGGAGGATTAGGGGCTGCTTTTGATTTCTCTTTAAATGGATTATCAGGGAAGCAAGTGAAGTTTTTTATTGATGGTATTCCAATAGAGAATTTTGGAAGTTCTTTATCTCTAAATAACTTTCCTGCTACACTCGTAGAAAGAGCAGAAGTTTTTAAAGGTGTAGTCCCGATACATTTAGGAGCAGATGCATTAGGCGGTGCAGTTAATATTATTACTAATCAACGTAAAAAAGATTTTCTAGATGTGTCTTATGATATAGGGTCTTTTAATACACATCGTGCTACTATAAATGGACAACATTATAATAAAAATGGATGGATGTTTCAGTTGTCCTCATTTTATAATTATTCTGATAATAACTATACTATTGATGATATTGAGGTTAGGGATGAATTAGGAAATGATACCGGTATCCGCAGAGATAATGTAGAAAGATTTCATGATGCATATAATTCTCAGATGATACGGATACAAACTGGATTAGTTGATAAATCATACGCAGATAGATTGATTTTAGGTTTTACTGCATCTGCAAACGAAAACGAAATACAACACCCTATCGATCCGCAGAATCCATTTGGGGAAGTATTTACTGAAAATGATATTATTTCCGGATCTATCGAGTTTGAAAAAAATAATCTTTTTAATGAAAAGCTGAAATTAAAAATTTATGGTGCTCTAACAGAAAATAATGAAAGGGTCGTAGATACTTCTTCTAGAAAATATGATTGGTTTGGAAACTTTATAGAGCGAGGAGATCAAACACTGGGAGAATTTGAAGCCAGTAAAACATTATTTAAGTTTAAAGATAACCTACATTTGATAAATGCGTTAGCCACATATACTTTTAATGAAGTACATTCTCTAAGCGCTAATTATACTAAAAATTATATTCGCCGTAGAGGAGAAGATGACGCCAGAACCGGAAGAATTGCATTTCAGGATCCTCATATAGTTAATAAAAATATACTTGGTCTTTCTTACGATATTGAACTTTTAGATACGCGATGGCGTACTTCTATTTTTTCAAAAGGATATCTTTTAAACTCAGAAGGAATTTTAGAAGACCTATTTACCAATGTAGAAGAAGATCGATTTACTAGGTTCGAAAATACTTTTGAAGAATTAGGATATGGCTTTGCTACTACTTATAAAATCCTTGATAATTTTCAGATTAAAGGATCTTTTGAAAAAACATTTAGGATTCCTGAAGGTTATGAAGTATTTGGGGATGGATTTTTATTAAAATCTAATCCAGCGTTATTACCAGAAGAAAGTTACAACGCCAATCTAGGAGCTCTTTTTAATACAGATATAAATAGGTTAAAACTTCAGATTGATACCAATGTATTTTTTAGAGAATCTGAGAATTTTATAGCCATTAGATCCGAAGGAATCTTTTCTAGATACTTCAATACTGCTGATGCTAGAAGTACAGGTGTAGAAGGGGAAATAAGAATGTTGTATGATGCATTCTTTTTGGATCTGAATGCCACCTATCAAAATATCATTGATAGAAATGCTGGAGAAAATGCAGGTGTTGATTTTTTGAAAAATCAACGAATAGCAAATATTCCATATGTATTTGGAAATGCTCGTATTGGAGGTAAATTCAATAATGTACTTGCTGTAAATGATCAGTTAAACCTTTCCTGGAACACCTATTATGTGCATGATTACCCTCTTACCTCTTTTGTAGAAGGAAATCCAGAAGATAGAGATATTATTCCTGAACAAATTTCGCATAATGTAGAGCTTGGATATTCATTTAATGAAGGGCGTTACAACATTGCTGTTTCGGCCAGGAATATCTTGGATGCAAAAATTTATGACAATTTCGAAATACAACAACCTGGAAGAGCTTTTTATGTAAAACTACGATACTATATATCAAATTAA